One segment of Neobacillus endophyticus DNA contains the following:
- a CDS encoding isoprenyl transferase, which translates to MLNKIKLWKNQNNSSTLRDHIEKIKKLPVPEHVAIIMDGNGRWAKKRALPRIAGHHEGMKVVRKTTMLANELGLKYLTLYAFSTENWKRPKNEVEYIMKLPEEFLGTFLPELIENNVQVKMMGYKEQLPIHTLNAIEKAMEATKNNNGLILNFALNYGSRAEILDAVKKVMHDIQNGMITESDIDESSFSSYLMTANLPDPDLLIRTSGEIRLSNFMLWQLAYSEFLFTDVLWPDFNEEHLLTAIEAFQKRQRRFGGV; encoded by the coding sequence ATGTTAAATAAAATAAAACTTTGGAAGAACCAAAATAACTCTTCCACACTCCGAGATCACATAGAAAAAATTAAAAAACTGCCTGTCCCTGAACATGTTGCCATTATTATGGATGGAAACGGCCGCTGGGCTAAGAAACGGGCCTTGCCCCGTATAGCCGGTCACCATGAAGGGATGAAGGTGGTACGAAAGACGACAATGCTGGCCAATGAACTTGGTTTGAAATATTTGACATTGTATGCTTTTTCTACCGAAAACTGGAAACGCCCGAAAAATGAGGTAGAATATATTATGAAGCTGCCTGAGGAATTTTTAGGCACCTTTCTGCCGGAATTAATTGAAAATAATGTTCAAGTGAAAATGATGGGTTATAAAGAACAATTGCCAATACATACACTTAATGCTATTGAAAAAGCAATGGAAGCAACCAAAAATAATAATGGTTTAATATTAAACTTTGCATTAAATTACGGGAGCAGAGCTGAAATACTGGATGCCGTAAAGAAAGTAATGCATGATATTCAAAATGGAATGATAACGGAATCAGATATAGATGAATCTAGCTTTTCTTCCTATTTAATGACAGCGAATTTACCGGACCCGGATCTCTTGATTAGGACAAGTGGTGAAATTCGACTTAGTAATTTTATGCTATGGCAGCTTGCTTACTCGGAGTTTTTGTTTACAGACGTATTATGGCCGGATTTTAACGAGGAACATTTACTTACAGCAATAGAAGCCTTTCAAAAACGTCAACGGAGATTTGGTGGAGTCTAA
- the topA gene encoding type I DNA topoisomerase, with translation MADFLVIVESPAKAKTIERYLGKKYKVKASMGHVRDLPRSQTGVDVEHNFEPKYITIRGKGPVLKELKTAAKKAKQVYLAADPDREGEAIAWHLAHSLDLDINSDCRVVFNEITKDAIKESFKHPRPINMDLVDAQQARRILDRLVGYNISPLLWKKVKKGLSAGRVQSVAVRLIIDREKEIKAFVPEEYWTIEGEFLKGKNQFSADFYALVGRNKSELKSEEDVNSILQGLNGNKFTVTAVTKKERKRNPAPPFITSSLQQEAARKLNFRAKKTMMLAQQLYEGIELGKEGIVGLITYMRTDSTRISEVAQKEAADYIRSEFGENYLREEQRKDKKQANAQDAHEAIRPTSTLRAPDSMKEFLSRDQFRLYKLIWERFLASQMAQAVMDTMSVDLQNGNALFRATGSKIKFPGFMKLYVEGTDDQSEEKKDKLLPELSVGDEVFKKDIEPKQHFTQPPPRYTEARLVRTLEELGIGRPSTYAPTLDTIQNRGYVALDNKRFVPTELGEIVHELMVEFFPDILDVEFTAKMEQGLDDVEEGKVQWVKIIDGFYKDFAIHLERAEKEMQSVEIKDEPAGEDCEVCGNPMVFKMGRYGKFMACSNFPDCRNTKPIVKEIGVTCPNCKEGTIIERKSKKKRLFYGCSRFPECDFISWDKPLPRSCPKCEGLLVEKKLKKGVQVQCTACDYKEEQQA, from the coding sequence ATGGCAGATTTTCTTGTAATCGTAGAATCGCCAGCAAAAGCGAAAACGATTGAACGTTACCTTGGGAAAAAATATAAAGTAAAAGCATCAATGGGCCATGTGCGCGATTTGCCGCGCAGTCAAACAGGCGTCGATGTGGAACATAATTTTGAACCGAAATATATTACCATCCGTGGTAAGGGTCCTGTATTGAAGGAATTAAAAACAGCAGCCAAAAAGGCTAAACAAGTTTATCTCGCAGCCGACCCCGACCGTGAAGGGGAAGCTATTGCTTGGCACTTAGCGCATAGCTTGGATCTCGATATAAATTCGGATTGCCGCGTTGTTTTTAATGAAATCACTAAGGATGCAATAAAAGAATCCTTTAAACATCCCCGGCCAATTAATATGGATTTAGTAGATGCCCAGCAAGCAAGAAGAATATTGGATCGCCTTGTAGGCTACAATATTAGCCCGTTGTTATGGAAAAAAGTAAAAAAAGGTTTAAGTGCGGGACGTGTTCAATCCGTAGCTGTCCGTTTGATCATTGACCGGGAAAAAGAGATAAAAGCTTTTGTTCCCGAGGAATATTGGACGATTGAAGGTGAGTTTCTAAAAGGAAAGAACCAATTCAGTGCGGACTTCTATGCTTTGGTGGGACGGAATAAATCAGAGCTGAAATCGGAAGAAGATGTAAACAGCATTTTGCAAGGGCTTAACGGAAATAAATTTACCGTTACAGCAGTAACAAAAAAAGAACGTAAACGTAATCCGGCTCCGCCATTTATTACGTCTTCCTTGCAGCAGGAAGCAGCAAGAAAATTAAACTTTCGTGCCAAAAAGACAATGATGCTGGCGCAGCAGTTGTATGAAGGAATTGAATTGGGCAAAGAGGGAATCGTTGGTCTTATTACATATATGAGAACGGATTCCACCCGAATTTCGGAAGTAGCACAAAAAGAAGCTGCTGACTATATTCGCTCTGAATTCGGTGAAAATTATTTGCGGGAAGAGCAAAGGAAAGATAAAAAACAAGCCAATGCCCAAGACGCTCATGAAGCAATCCGTCCGACCAGCACGCTACGCGCCCCAGATAGCATGAAGGAGTTTCTTTCCAGAGATCAATTCAGGTTATATAAATTAATTTGGGAACGGTTTTTAGCGAGCCAAATGGCGCAAGCAGTAATGGATACAATGAGTGTGGATTTACAAAACGGCAATGCACTGTTTCGGGCAACAGGATCTAAAATTAAATTTCCAGGTTTTATGAAGCTCTATGTAGAAGGCACAGATGATCAATCTGAGGAGAAAAAAGATAAATTACTGCCGGAATTATCGGTAGGGGATGAAGTATTTAAAAAGGACATTGAGCCGAAACAACATTTCACACAGCCACCGCCAAGGTATACGGAGGCAAGGTTGGTCAGAACACTTGAAGAACTGGGAATCGGCCGACCATCCACATATGCCCCAACTTTGGATACAATCCAAAATCGCGGTTATGTTGCTCTTGATAATAAGCGCTTTGTACCGACTGAACTAGGTGAAATTGTACATGAATTAATGGTTGAGTTTTTCCCCGATATACTTGATGTGGAATTTACCGCCAAAATGGAACAAGGCTTAGATGATGTTGAAGAAGGCAAGGTTCAATGGGTTAAGATCATTGATGGATTTTATAAAGACTTTGCCATCCATCTGGAAAGAGCAGAAAAAGAGATGCAGTCAGTTGAAATTAAAGATGAACCAGCTGGCGAAGATTGTGAGGTTTGCGGCAATCCAATGGTCTTTAAAATGGGGCGTTATGGAAAGTTTATGGCCTGCAGCAATTTCCCTGATTGCCGAAACACCAAACCGATTGTGAAAGAAATCGGTGTTACTTGTCCAAACTGTAAAGAAGGTACCATTATTGAAAGAAAAAGTAAGAAGAAAAGATTGTTCTACGGATGCAGCCGCTTCCCGGAATGTGATTTTATATCTTGGGATAAACCGCTTCCAAGAAGCTGTCCTAAATGCGAAGGGCTCCTTGTTGAGAAAAAATTAAAAAAGGGAGTTCAGGTTCAGTGTACTGCATGTGATTACAAGGAAGAACAGCAAGCTTAA
- a CDS encoding phosphatidate cytidylyltransferase — translation MKQRIITAVVAAALFLPIVFYGSLPVVILTYLMASVGLYELLKMKKMNIFSINGFLSLGFLWVIIFPEKYEAAVNFYYSKEELGIAFILLLLAYTVITKNSFNFEDAAFSIFSVLYVGIGFYSFMETRDAGLVYIFYSLFMIWATDSGAYFIGKAIGRNKLWPEISPNKTIEGFIGGVVCAVVVAILFAIFSQIHASFVTLMGITAVLSVFGQIGDLVQSAFKRHFNVKDSGTILPGHGGILDRFDSLLFVWPLLHFFHLW, via the coding sequence ATGAAGCAAAGGATTATAACAGCAGTCGTAGCTGCAGCACTATTTTTACCGATTGTGTTTTATGGCAGCCTTCCGGTTGTTATTTTGACTTATTTAATGGCAAGTGTTGGACTTTATGAATTATTAAAAATGAAAAAGATGAATATATTTTCAATAAATGGTTTTCTTTCATTGGGATTTCTCTGGGTGATCATTTTCCCAGAAAAATATGAAGCAGCAGTAAACTTTTATTATTCCAAGGAAGAGTTGGGGATTGCTTTTATTTTGCTGCTACTGGCATATACCGTTATTACGAAAAATAGCTTTAATTTTGAAGATGCTGCGTTTTCCATTTTTTCGGTCCTATATGTTGGAATAGGATTTTACTCCTTTATGGAGACGCGTGATGCGGGATTGGTATATATTTTTTATTCGCTATTTATGATTTGGGCAACTGACTCTGGCGCCTATTTTATTGGGAAAGCAATTGGCAGGAATAAATTATGGCCGGAAATCAGTCCTAATAAAACGATAGAAGGTTTTATTGGCGGTGTGGTTTGTGCCGTTGTAGTTGCTATTTTATTTGCAATCTTTTCACAGATCCATGCTTCATTTGTAACTTTAATGGGAATCACTGCTGTATTATCTGTTTTTGGACAAATTGGTGACCTTGTACAATCGGCATTCAAGCGACATTTTAATGTGAAGGATTCAGGAACTATTTTACCTGGACACGGAGGAATTCTGGACCGTTTCGACAGTTTATTATTTGTCTGGCCCTTGTTACATTTTTTTCACCTTTGGTAA
- the hslV gene encoding ATP-dependent protease subunit HslV, producing MSQFHATTIFAVHHNGECSMSGDGQVTFGNAVVMKHTARKVRKIFNGKVLAGFAGSVADAFTLFELFEGKLEEYNGNLQRAAVELAKEWRSDKVLRKLEAMLIVMDRENLLLVSGTGEVIEPDDGILAIGSGGNYALAAGRSLKKYAGEHLSAKEIAKASLEIAAEICVYTNHNIIVEEL from the coding sequence ATGAGTCAGTTTCACGCTACAACGATCTTTGCCGTCCATCATAACGGTGAATGTTCAATGTCTGGAGATGGCCAGGTTACGTTTGGTAATGCGGTTGTGATGAAACATACAGCGAGAAAAGTGAGAAAAATATTTAATGGAAAAGTATTAGCTGGTTTTGCCGGCTCTGTTGCTGATGCTTTTACTCTTTTTGAGTTATTTGAGGGTAAGTTGGAGGAATATAATGGTAACCTTCAGCGTGCGGCAGTGGAACTTGCAAAAGAATGGCGCAGTGATAAAGTATTAAGAAAACTTGAAGCCATGCTCATTGTGATGGATCGTGAAAATTTATTGCTTGTTTCGGGTACTGGAGAAGTAATTGAACCAGATGATGGAATTCTGGCGATTGGATCTGGTGGCAATTATGCACTTGCAGCTGGGCGCTCTCTGAAAAAGTATGCCGGCGAACATTTATCAGCAAAAGAAATTGCCAAAGCATCTTTGGAAATCGCAGCGGAAATTTGTGTTTATACAAACCACAACATTATTGTTGAAGAGCTATAA
- the pyrH gene encoding UMP kinase encodes MSGPKYKRVVLKLSGEALAGDSDFGIKPSVIKSIAIQVKEIADLGVEVAVVVGGGNIWRGKIGSEMGMDRATADYMGMLATVMNSLALQDSLEQLGIESRVQTSIEMRQVAEPYIRRRAMRHLEKKRVVIFAAGTGNPYFSTDTTAALRAAEIDAEVILMAKNNVDGVYSADPRVDATATKYEDLSFLDVLKEGLAVMDSTASSLCMDNDIPLIVFSIMEQGNIKRAVMGEKIGTIVRGKN; translated from the coding sequence ATGAGTGGTCCTAAGTACAAACGTGTTGTTTTAAAATTGAGCGGTGAGGCACTTGCCGGTGATTCAGACTTTGGTATTAAGCCTTCTGTTATTAAATCCATTGCCATTCAGGTAAAAGAAATCGCAGATCTTGGAGTAGAGGTTGCTGTCGTGGTAGGCGGCGGCAATATTTGGCGCGGTAAAATTGGCAGTGAAATGGGTATGGATCGGGCAACAGCGGATTATATGGGAATGCTTGCAACAGTCATGAATTCCTTAGCTCTTCAAGATAGTTTGGAACAATTAGGCATTGAATCTCGGGTTCAAACTTCCATTGAGATGCGCCAGGTCGCAGAACCATATATTAGACGAAGAGCGATGAGGCATTTAGAGAAAAAGCGGGTCGTTATTTTCGCGGCAGGAACTGGAAATCCATATTTCTCAACGGATACGACAGCTGCTTTAAGAGCTGCAGAAATTGATGCTGAAGTCATTTTAATGGCAAAAAATAATGTAGACGGCGTTTATTCTGCCGACCCACGTGTAGATGCTACAGCTACCAAATATGAAGATTTATCTTTCTTAGACGTATTGAAGGAAGGTTTGGCAGTTATGGATTCAACTGCTTCTTCATTATGTATGGATAATGATATTCCGCTTATTGTGTTCTCTATTATGGAACAAGGAAATATTAAAAGAGCTGTTATGGGCGAAAAAATTGGAACTATCGTTAGGGGGAAAAACTAA
- the trmFO gene encoding FADH(2)-oxidizing methylenetetrahydrofolate--tRNA-(uracil(54)-C(5))-methyltransferase TrmFO yields the protein MEKMIINVIGAGLAGSEAAWQAANRGVKVRLYEMRPVKQTPAHHTDKFAELVCSNSLRANTLTNAVGVLKEEMRKLDSVIIAAADACSVPAGGALAVDRHEFAAKVTEMVRNHENVTVINEEVTDIPEGPTIIATGPLTSPELSEKLKGLTGEEYLYFYDAAAPIIEKDSINMDKVYLKSRYDKGEAAYLNCPMTEEEFNRFYEALISAETAPVKEFEKEIFFEGCMPIEVMAARGKKTMLFGPLKPVGLEDPKTGKRPFAVVQLRQDDAAGTLFNLVGFQTHLKWGAQKEVFQLIPGLENAEIVRYGVMHRNTFINSPKVLKATYQFRNRDDLFFAGQMTGVEGYVESAASGLIAGINASRLVNGMEPVEFPVDTAIGSMAHYITTTNAKHFQPMNANFGLFPDLPVKIKGKQERNLQHAERALETIQNFVKVL from the coding sequence ATGGAAAAAATGATTATAAATGTAATAGGGGCAGGGCTCGCTGGCAGTGAGGCGGCTTGGCAAGCTGCTAATCGCGGTGTGAAAGTACGACTTTATGAAATGAGGCCAGTGAAGCAAACACCAGCCCATCATACAGATAAATTTGCAGAACTAGTTTGCAGCAACTCGTTAAGAGCCAATACACTGACAAATGCAGTAGGTGTTTTAAAAGAGGAAATGAGAAAACTCGATTCTGTTATTATAGCAGCTGCAGACGCCTGTTCTGTACCAGCAGGAGGAGCCCTAGCTGTTGACCGGCATGAATTCGCTGCTAAAGTTACGGAGATGGTGAGAAATCATGAAAATGTAACCGTAATAAATGAAGAGGTTACAGATATTCCTGAGGGTCCTACTATTATTGCAACAGGACCGTTAACGAGCCCGGAACTTTCAGAAAAGCTGAAGGGATTAACGGGGGAGGAATACCTTTATTTTTATGACGCAGCAGCACCGATTATCGAAAAAGACAGTATTAACATGGATAAAGTATATTTAAAGTCACGGTATGACAAAGGGGAAGCAGCCTATTTAAACTGTCCGATGACAGAGGAGGAGTTTAATCGTTTCTATGAGGCACTCATCTCTGCTGAAACGGCTCCTGTGAAAGAGTTTGAAAAAGAAATTTTCTTTGAAGGCTGCATGCCAATCGAAGTAATGGCAGCAAGGGGCAAGAAAACAATGTTGTTTGGTCCATTAAAACCAGTAGGTCTGGAGGATCCTAAAACAGGAAAAAGACCCTTCGCTGTTGTTCAGCTGCGACAGGATGATGCTGCAGGAACTCTCTTTAATTTAGTTGGGTTTCAAACACACTTAAAATGGGGAGCGCAAAAAGAAGTATTCCAGTTAATTCCAGGATTAGAAAATGCAGAGATCGTTCGCTATGGTGTTATGCATCGTAATACCTTTATCAATTCGCCAAAGGTTCTCAAAGCTACCTACCAATTCCGAAATCGTGACGATTTATTTTTCGCAGGCCAAATGACTGGAGTTGAAGGGTATGTTGAATCGGCAGCAAGCGGATTAATTGCCGGTATAAATGCATCTCGTTTAGTAAATGGAATGGAGCCGGTGGAATTTCCAGTTGATACGGCCATTGGAAGTATGGCTCATTATATTACAACTACTAACGCAAAGCATTTTCAGCCAATGAATGCAAATTTCGGTCTATTTCCAGATTTGCCAGTTAAAATAAAAGGAAAACAGGAAAGAAATCTGCAGCACGCTGAACGAGCATTAGAAACAATTCAGAACTTTGTGAAGGTTTTGTAA
- the frr gene encoding ribosome recycling factor — MPKQVINSAKDRMTKAIQAYTRELASIRAGRASASLLDRITVDYYGAPTPVNQLAGISTPEARLLVIQPYDKSILGEIEKAILKSDLGLNPSNDGSIIRIAIPQLTEERRKELVKVVKKESEEAKVAIRNIRRDANDELKKLEKNGEITEDALRGFSEDIQKITDDHINKIDQITKDKEKEIMEV, encoded by the coding sequence ATGCCAAAACAAGTCATTAATTCAGCAAAAGATAGAATGACAAAAGCAATTCAAGCATATACGAGGGAACTTGCAAGCATTCGTGCAGGCAGAGCAAGTGCATCTTTGTTAGATAGAATTACTGTAGATTATTACGGTGCCCCAACACCAGTCAATCAGCTTGCAGGGATTTCAACACCTGAAGCAAGATTGCTTGTTATTCAGCCATATGATAAATCTATTCTGGGTGAAATTGAAAAAGCCATCCTTAAATCAGATTTGGGCCTTAATCCATCAAATGATGGCTCGATTATTCGGATTGCTATCCCGCAATTAACGGAAGAGCGCCGTAAAGAGCTTGTTAAAGTTGTTAAAAAAGAATCAGAAGAAGCAAAAGTGGCTATTCGAAATATTCGCCGTGATGCTAATGATGAGTTAAAGAAACTTGAGAAAAATGGTGAAATTACAGAAGATGCCCTTCGTGGATTTTCTGAGGACATTCAAAAGATTACGGATGATCATATCAACAAGATTGACCAAATCACTAAAGATAAAGAGAAAGAAATTATGGAAGTTTAA
- the tsf gene encoding translation elongation factor Ts, producing the protein MAISAQMVKELREKTGAGMMDCKKALTETNGDMEKAIDYLREKGIAKAAKKADRVAAEGLTSIVTDGNNAVILEVNSETDFVAKNEGFQTLVKELAAHLLKNKPASVEEALAQTMDNGANVADHINAAIAKIGEKLTLRRFEVVSKTDNDAFGAYLHMGGRISVLTVLEGTTDADAAKDISMHIAALNPKYVSRDQVSQEEVEHERQVLTQQALNEGKPENIVAKMVEGRLGKYFEDVCVLDQTFVKNPDQKVRQFVESKGAKVREFIRYEVGEGIEKREDNFAEEVMNQVNKK; encoded by the coding sequence ATGGCAATTTCTGCTCAAATGGTAAAAGAACTACGCGAAAAAACTGGCGCTGGAATGATGGATTGTAAAAAAGCGTTAACTGAAACAAATGGTGATATGGAAAAAGCAATTGACTACCTTCGTGAAAAAGGGATTGCGAAAGCAGCTAAGAAAGCTGACCGTGTCGCTGCTGAAGGTTTAACTTCTATTGTAACTGATGGTAATAATGCAGTGATTCTTGAAGTTAACTCTGAAACAGATTTCGTTGCAAAAAACGAAGGCTTCCAAACTCTTGTTAAAGAGCTTGCAGCACATCTTCTTAAAAACAAACCAGCTTCTGTTGAAGAAGCTCTAGCTCAAACAATGGATAATGGAGCGAATGTTGCTGACCACATTAACGCTGCAATTGCAAAAATCGGAGAAAAACTTACTCTTCGCCGTTTTGAAGTAGTATCTAAGACTGATAACGATGCATTTGGTGCATACCTTCACATGGGAGGACGCATCTCTGTGTTAACAGTTCTTGAAGGCACAACAGATGCAGATGCTGCGAAGGATATTTCCATGCATATTGCTGCATTAAATCCAAAATATGTTTCTCGTGACCAAGTATCACAAGAAGAAGTAGAACATGAGCGTCAAGTATTGACTCAACAAGCATTAAACGAAGGTAAGCCAGAAAACATCGTAGCTAAAATGGTTGAAGGCCGTCTTGGTAAATATTTTGAAGACGTTTGTGTTCTTGACCAGACATTCGTTAAAAACCCTGACCAAAAAGTACGTCAGTTTGTAGAATCTAAAGGTGCTAAGGTTCGTGAGTTTATTCGTTACGAAGTTGGAGAAGGTATTGAAAAGCGCGAAGATAACTTTGCTGAAGAAGTTATGAATCAAGTCAATAAAAAATAA
- the codY gene encoding GTP-sensing pleiotropic transcriptional regulator CodY encodes MDLLTKTRRINVLLQKAAGKPVNFKEMAETLSETIEANIYIVSRRGKLLGFSIYQQIENERMKKMFEDRQFPEQYTKSLFNIQETSSNLDIESEYTAFPVENRDLFREGLTTVVPIIGGGERIGTLILARLHEKFHDDDLILAEYGATVVGMEILREKSEEIEEEARSKAVVQMAISSLSYSELEAIEHIFEELNGNEGLLVASKIADRVGITRSVIVNALRKLESAGVIESRSLGMKGTYIKVLNDKFLVELDKLKSN; translated from the coding sequence ATGGATTTACTTACAAAGACTAGAAGAATTAACGTTTTATTACAAAAAGCAGCAGGAAAACCTGTTAATTTTAAAGAAATGGCCGAAACCTTAAGTGAAACAATTGAAGCCAATATTTATATCGTAAGCCGCCGCGGAAAACTGTTAGGATTTTCGATTTATCAGCAAATTGAAAACGAGAGAATGAAAAAAATGTTTGAAGATCGTCAATTTCCTGAGCAATATACAAAAAGTCTATTCAATATTCAAGAAACGTCATCAAATCTTGATATCGAAAGTGAATATACTGCCTTTCCAGTAGAAAATAGAGATTTATTCCGTGAAGGGCTGACAACGGTTGTCCCAATTATTGGCGGAGGAGAGCGGATCGGAACTCTAATTCTTGCAAGACTACATGAGAAGTTCCATGACGATGATCTAATCTTAGCTGAATATGGCGCAACAGTTGTTGGTATGGAGATTTTACGTGAAAAATCAGAAGAAATCGAAGAAGAAGCAAGAAGCAAGGCTGTAGTCCAAATGGCTATTAGTTCATTATCATACAGTGAACTTGAAGCAATTGAGCACATTTTTGAAGAACTTAATGGTAATGAAGGGTTATTAGTAGCTTCAAAAATTGCTGACCGTGTAGGTATTACACGTTCAGTAATCGTTAATGCTTTAAGAAAATTAGAAAGTGCCGGTGTTATTGAATCACGTTCACTTGGTATGAAAGGAACGTATATCAAGGTACTAAATGATAAATTCCTTGTTGAGCTTGATAAATTGAAATCAAATTAA
- the hslU gene encoding HslU--HslV peptidase ATPase subunit, giving the protein MGRTTNLTPRQIVEKLDQYIIGQKDAKKAVAVALRNRYRRGLLNEKMRDEIIPKNILMIGPTGVGKTEIARRIAKLVGAPFVKVEATKFTEVGYVGRDVESMVRDLAETAVRLVKEERMQSVKERAEENANSRLIELLVPSAKKSNNYKNPLEMLFGGGNSSSEQENDLEDYSIQEKRKIVKEKLALGQLEDEIVTVEVEEQAPSMFDLLQGSGIEQMGMNMQDALSSFMPKKRKKRKLTVREARKVLTSEEASKLIDMDEVTSEAVYRAEQTGIIFIDEIDKIASRNSGGASADVSREGVQRDILPVVEGSTVVTKYGPVKTDHVLFIAAGAFHMAKPSDLIPELQGRFPIRVELTKLTVEDFFKILIEPDNALIKQYQALLKTEGIEIEFSDDAIHRIAEIAFEVNQNTDNIGARRLHTILEKLLEDLSFEAPDISMGKVTITPQYVDERLGAISKNKDLSQFIL; this is encoded by the coding sequence ATGGGTAGAACAACCAATTTAACCCCCCGGCAAATCGTAGAGAAACTCGATCAATATATCATTGGCCAAAAGGACGCAAAGAAAGCGGTTGCGGTAGCTCTTAGAAATCGATATCGACGGGGCTTATTAAATGAAAAAATGCGTGACGAAATTATACCTAAAAATATTCTAATGATTGGTCCAACTGGGGTAGGGAAAACCGAAATTGCCAGGAGAATTGCCAAGCTGGTTGGTGCGCCATTTGTGAAGGTAGAGGCTACAAAGTTTACTGAAGTGGGCTATGTGGGTCGTGATGTAGAATCAATGGTACGTGATCTTGCCGAGACTGCTGTCCGTTTAGTGAAAGAGGAACGAATGCAAAGTGTAAAGGAACGGGCAGAAGAAAATGCCAATAGCAGGCTGATTGAATTGCTAGTACCCTCAGCTAAAAAGTCCAACAATTATAAAAATCCATTAGAAATGTTATTCGGCGGCGGGAATTCCTCTTCTGAACAAGAAAACGATCTTGAAGATTATTCTATACAGGAAAAGAGAAAAATCGTTAAAGAAAAGTTAGCTCTTGGTCAACTGGAAGATGAAATTGTGACAGTTGAGGTCGAAGAACAAGCACCTTCTATGTTCGATTTACTGCAGGGCTCCGGCATTGAACAGATGGGAATGAATATGCAAGATGCACTTAGCAGTTTTATGCCTAAAAAACGCAAAAAAAGAAAACTGACAGTTCGTGAAGCGAGGAAGGTTTTAACGAGTGAAGAGGCTTCAAAGCTGATTGATATGGATGAGGTCACTTCCGAAGCTGTTTATCGTGCAGAGCAAACAGGAATTATTTTCATCGATGAAATTGATAAAATAGCCAGCCGTAATTCAGGCGGGGCTTCTGCTGATGTATCAAGAGAAGGTGTTCAAAGGGATATTTTACCAGTTGTTGAAGGGTCAACAGTCGTGACAAAATACGGACCTGTAAAAACAGATCATGTATTATTTATTGCAGCTGGTGCATTCCATATGGCTAAACCGTCTGATTTAATTCCAGAACTTCAAGGCCGTTTTCCAATTCGGGTCGAATTGACAAAATTGACAGTTGAAGATTTCTTTAAAATATTAATTGAACCGGATAATGCATTAATTAAGCAATATCAAGCATTATTGAAAACGGAAGGTATAGAAATTGAATTTTCTGACGATGCTATTCATAGGATTGCCGAAATTGCATTTGAGGTGAATCAGAATACGGACAATATTGGAGCAAGACGGCTTCATACCATTTTAGAAAAGCTATTGGAAGACCTTTCATTTGAAGCGCCGGATATTTCAATGGGGAAAGTAACGATTACACCGCAATATGTGGATGAGAGACTTGGTGCGATTTCAAAAAATAAAGATCTAAGTCAATTTATTTTATAG
- the rpsB gene encoding 30S ribosomal protein S2, with amino-acid sequence MSVISMKQLLEAGVHFGHQTRRWNPKMKKYIFTERNGIYIIDLQKTVKKVEEAYNWVRDLSANGGTMLFVGTKKQAQDSVKEEAIRSGMYYVNHRWLGGTLTNFETIQKRIARLKDIERMAEDGTFDVLPKKEVVQLKKEQERLEKFLGGIKDMKQLPDALFIIDPRKERIAVAEAKKLNIPIVGIVDTNCDPDEIDVVIPANDDAIRAVKLLTAKMADAILEAKQGEEVAVEA; translated from the coding sequence ATGTCAGTAATTTCAATGAAACAATTGCTTGAAGCTGGTGTACACTTCGGACACCAAACACGCCGTTGGAACCCAAAAATGAAGAAATATATCTTCACTGAGCGTAACGGCATTTACATTATCGACCTTCAAAAAACAGTTAAGAAGGTTGAAGAAGCTTACAACTGGGTAAGAGATCTTTCTGCTAACGGAGGAACAATGCTGTTTGTTGGTACAAAAAAACAAGCACAGGATTCTGTTAAAGAAGAAGCGATCCGTTCTGGTATGTACTATGTAAATCACCGTTGGTTAGGTGGTACATTAACAAACTTTGAAACCATTCAAAAACGTATTGCACGTTTAAAAGATATTGAAAGAATGGCTGAAGATGGCACATTTGATGTACTTCCTAAAAAAGAAGTTGTTCAATTGAAAAAAGAACAAGAACGCCTTGAAAAATTCTTAGGCGGCATCAAAGATATGAAACAGCTTCCAGATGCATTATTCATCATCGATCCTCGTAAAGAGCGCATCGCTGTTGCTGAAGCTAAAAAATTAAATATTCCTATCGTAGGTATTGTTGATACTAACTGCGATCCGGATGAAATTGATGTTGTAATTCCTGCTAATGACGATGCAATTCGTGCAGTTAAACTTTTAACTGCTAAAATGGCGGATGCAATCCTTGAAGCAAAACAAGGTGAAGAAGTAGCGGTAGAAGCTTAA